One Melanotaenia boesemani isolate fMelBoe1 chromosome 8, fMelBoe1.pri, whole genome shotgun sequence DNA segment encodes these proteins:
- the mapre2 gene encoding microtubule-associated protein RP/EB family member 2 isoform X1, with protein MPGPTQALSPNGENNNDIVPDNGTNIIPYRKNTVRGERAYSWGMAVNVYSTSITQETMSRHDITAWVNDILCLNYTKVEQLSSGAAYCQFMDLLFPGCISLKKVKFQAKLEHEYIHNFKLLQASFKRMNVDKIIPVEKLVKGRFQDNLDFIQWFKKFFDANYDGKEYDPVEARQGQDAIPPPDPGEQIFNLPKKSHHAASSPTAGASRSSSVTPKSSTPTARPSSAKKIPMSTPAKGEKELEAQVTDLTEQVNTLKLALEGVEKERDYYFSKLREVELLCQEQGEENAPFVDRLMEVLYASDEQDRAELAEGDGQEVDQQAQEEAPDDQQEEQDEY; from the exons ATGCCCGGTCCCACCCAAGCCCTTTCCCCAAATGGAGAGAATAACAACGACATCGTCCCGGACAACGGAACCAACATCATTCCTTACAGGAAAAATACAGTGCGGGGAGAGCGCGCCTACAG TTGGGGGATGGCGGTCAACGTATATTCTACCTCAATAACCCAGGAGACTATGAGCAGGCATGACATAACTGCCTGGGTTAACGATATTCTCTGTCTAAACTATACAAAAGTGGAGCAGCTCTCCTCAG GAGCTGCCTACTGCCAGTTCATGGATCTGCTCTTTCCTGGCTGCATCAGTCTcaaaaaggtcaagtttcaaGCTAAATTGGAGCACGAGTACATACACAATTTCAAATTGTTGCAGGCATCTTTCAAAAGGATGAATGTGGACAAG aTTATTCCTGTGGAGAAACTGgttaaaggcagatttcaggaCAATCTTGATTTCATTCAGTGGTTTAAGAAATTCTTTGATGCCAATTATGATGGTAAAGAGTATGATCCTGTTGAAGCCAGACAGGGTCAGGATGCCATTCCTCCACCTGACCCTGGTGAGCAAATCTTCAACCTGCCAAAAAAGTCTCACCATGCAGCCAGCTCCCCAACTGCAG GAGCATCAAGGTCAAGCTCTGTTACTCCCAAGTCTTCAACGCCAACAGCAAGACCCTCGTCAGCCAAAAAGATCCCCATGTCAACTCCTGCCAAAGGAGAGAAAGAACTGGAAGCACAAGTTACAGATCTTACTGAGCAG GTAAACACATTAAAGTTGGCACTGGAAGGAGTGGAAAAGGAACGGGACTACTACTTCAGCAAGCTGCGAGAAGTGGAGCTGCTGTGCCAGGAACAGGGTGAAGAAAACGCCCCGTTCGTCGATCGGCTAATGGAGGTTCTTTATGCCTCAGATGAACAG gATCGAGCTGAACTGGCGGAGGGTGACGGACAAGAAGTAGACCAGCAAGCCCAGGAGGAGGCACCAGATGATCAGcaggaggaacaggatgaataCTGA
- the mapre2 gene encoding microtubule-associated protein RP/EB family member 2 isoform X2, with amino-acid sequence MAVNVYSTSITQETMSRHDITAWVNDILCLNYTKVEQLSSGAAYCQFMDLLFPGCISLKKVKFQAKLEHEYIHNFKLLQASFKRMNVDKIIPVEKLVKGRFQDNLDFIQWFKKFFDANYDGKEYDPVEARQGQDAIPPPDPGEQIFNLPKKSHHAASSPTAGASRSSSVTPKSSTPTARPSSAKKIPMSTPAKGEKELEAQVTDLTEQVNTLKLALEGVEKERDYYFSKLREVELLCQEQGEENAPFVDRLMEVLYASDEQDRAELAEGDGQEVDQQAQEEAPDDQQEEQDEY; translated from the exons ATGGCGGTCAACGTATATTCTACCTCAATAACCCAGGAGACTATGAGCAGGCATGACATAACTGCCTGGGTTAACGATATTCTCTGTCTAAACTATACAAAAGTGGAGCAGCTCTCCTCAG GAGCTGCCTACTGCCAGTTCATGGATCTGCTCTTTCCTGGCTGCATCAGTCTcaaaaaggtcaagtttcaaGCTAAATTGGAGCACGAGTACATACACAATTTCAAATTGTTGCAGGCATCTTTCAAAAGGATGAATGTGGACAAG aTTATTCCTGTGGAGAAACTGgttaaaggcagatttcaggaCAATCTTGATTTCATTCAGTGGTTTAAGAAATTCTTTGATGCCAATTATGATGGTAAAGAGTATGATCCTGTTGAAGCCAGACAGGGTCAGGATGCCATTCCTCCACCTGACCCTGGTGAGCAAATCTTCAACCTGCCAAAAAAGTCTCACCATGCAGCCAGCTCCCCAACTGCAG GAGCATCAAGGTCAAGCTCTGTTACTCCCAAGTCTTCAACGCCAACAGCAAGACCCTCGTCAGCCAAAAAGATCCCCATGTCAACTCCTGCCAAAGGAGAGAAAGAACTGGAAGCACAAGTTACAGATCTTACTGAGCAG GTAAACACATTAAAGTTGGCACTGGAAGGAGTGGAAAAGGAACGGGACTACTACTTCAGCAAGCTGCGAGAAGTGGAGCTGCTGTGCCAGGAACAGGGTGAAGAAAACGCCCCGTTCGTCGATCGGCTAATGGAGGTTCTTTATGCCTCAGATGAACAG gATCGAGCTGAACTGGCGGAGGGTGACGGACAAGAAGTAGACCAGCAAGCCCAGGAGGAGGCACCAGATGATCAGcaggaggaacaggatgaataCTGA